In one Thermanaerovibrio velox DSM 12556 genomic region, the following are encoded:
- the rlmN gene encoding 23S rRNA (adenine(2503)-C(2))-methyltransferase RlmN, translating into MPKKDALSLGYQDWVAEMEALGEKRFRADQICGWLYKKRVFEWQLMSDIGLEMRSRLDELFRVEVPRLEKVVSSRRDGTKKFLWDFGGSSVESVAIAHPGRLTACLSTQVGCPLGCPFCATGQSGFERNMTVGEMVGQFLAMEARLGDIKNLVFMGMGEPMLNYDNVIGAVRNLNHPKMRGLGIRHITISTSGVVPGILRLAREGLGVRLAVSLHAPNDDLRDLLVPINAQYPLKELREALETYQEATGDRITIEYSLFDKVNDSVPMARQLGEYLKGLSVFINLIPGSCTGDARYVTSPPLQGERLCGDPVLHGVPGGGPDEQGGRCGRGMWPAQANA; encoded by the coding sequence ATGCCTAAGAAAGATGCCCTGTCCCTGGGTTACCAGGACTGGGTGGCGGAGATGGAGGCCCTTGGGGAGAAACGCTTCAGGGCGGATCAGATATGCGGGTGGCTATACAAGAAGCGGGTCTTCGAGTGGCAGCTCATGAGCGACATAGGGCTTGAGATGCGCAGCAGGCTGGACGAGCTGTTCCGGGTTGAGGTGCCAAGGCTTGAGAAGGTGGTGTCCTCCCGAAGGGACGGCACCAAGAAGTTCCTGTGGGACTTCGGGGGCTCCTCGGTGGAGTCGGTGGCCATAGCCCACCCGGGCAGGCTCACCGCCTGCCTCTCCACCCAGGTTGGGTGTCCCTTGGGGTGCCCCTTCTGCGCCACCGGCCAGTCCGGGTTCGAGCGGAACATGACAGTGGGGGAGATGGTGGGGCAGTTCCTGGCCATGGAGGCCCGGCTCGGGGACATCAAGAACCTGGTGTTCATGGGCATGGGGGAGCCCATGCTCAACTACGATAACGTTATCGGGGCGGTGAGGAACCTCAACCACCCAAAGATGAGGGGGCTCGGCATAAGGCACATAACGATCTCCACCAGCGGGGTGGTGCCGGGCATACTGCGGCTTGCGCGGGAGGGGCTTGGCGTGAGGCTCGCGGTATCACTTCACGCCCCAAACGATGATCTTAGGGACCTCCTGGTGCCCATAAACGCCCAGTACCCACTGAAGGAGCTCCGGGAGGCCCTGGAGACCTATCAGGAGGCCACTGGAGATAGGATAACCATAGAGTACTCCCTATTCGACAAGGTCAACGACTCGGTGCCCATGGCAAGGCAGCTTGGGGAGTACCTTAAGGGACTTTCCGTGTTCATCAACCTCATCCCCGGTAGCTGCACCGGGGACGCCCGGTACGTCACGTCCCCCCCACTTCAGGGTGAACGCCTTTGCGGAGATCCTGTCCTCCATGGGGTACCAGGTGGCGGTCCGGATGAGCAAGGGGGCAGATGTGGGCGGGGCATGTGGCCAGCTCAGGCGAACGCATGA
- a CDS encoding MATE family efflux transporter — protein MAHRDSEFLGTEPVGSLLIRLSLPAMVGMFVQATYNMVDALFIGWGVGPLGLAGTAVVFPVQFAAMAFATMGGVGTASLVSRSLGAGDVGTARRAMGNLMIMGVVLGGLLASLCALGISPLLELLGASPEVMPHARGYLGVILLGFPLIILGVGMNSVLRAQGRAKLAMVTMFVSAGTNVVLDYIFVFPLGMGVRGAAWATVISQGVMVIWLLWHYFVRGGVLSPGMGDMRPDLRVLGQILSVGLSEFTRLSASGVVAALVVGSLQRYGSYQAVAAYGVVNRVVSLAFMPIVGVGQGLQPILGYNYGAGKLDRALRAVYLSLAGASVISTGAFLVMLLFPEEIFSLFTSDVSLVSLGARTLRTMGMGFALVGLQVAGTGVFQAVGKGLVAFMLSLSRQVFLFIPLLLLLPPVLGLKGVWLAFPLSDLMSAAITAGMLVPHLNAMRDR, from the coding sequence ATGGCGCACAGGGACAGTGAGTTTTTGGGCACCGAACCGGTGGGCAGTCTTCTTATCCGGCTGTCGTTGCCCGCCATGGTGGGTATGTTCGTTCAGGCCACCTACAACATGGTGGACGCCCTTTTCATAGGTTGGGGGGTTGGACCTTTGGGCTTGGCGGGCACGGCGGTGGTGTTCCCGGTCCAGTTCGCTGCCATGGCGTTTGCCACCATGGGTGGTGTGGGGACCGCGTCGCTGGTCTCAAGGAGCCTTGGTGCTGGGGACGTGGGGACCGCCCGGCGGGCCATGGGTAACCTGATGATCATGGGGGTGGTGCTGGGGGGGCTCCTGGCGTCCCTTTGCGCCTTGGGGATATCCCCGCTTCTTGAGCTCCTTGGGGCGTCCCCGGAGGTCATGCCCCATGCCCGGGGTTATCTCGGGGTGATACTGCTGGGTTTCCCGCTCATAATACTCGGGGTGGGGATGAACAGCGTGCTCAGGGCCCAGGGCAGGGCAAAGCTCGCCATGGTTACCATGTTCGTGTCCGCCGGGACCAACGTGGTGCTGGACTACATCTTCGTTTTTCCCCTGGGCATGGGCGTTAGAGGCGCCGCATGGGCTACCGTCATATCCCAGGGGGTCATGGTGATCTGGCTTCTCTGGCACTACTTCGTTAGGGGAGGGGTATTGTCCCCTGGTATGGGGGACATGAGGCCCGACCTCCGCGTGCTGGGACAGATACTTTCGGTGGGCCTGTCGGAGTTCACCCGTCTCAGCGCCTCCGGTGTGGTGGCCGCGTTGGTGGTGGGAAGCCTTCAGCGGTACGGCTCGTACCAGGCGGTGGCGGCCTACGGGGTGGTCAACCGGGTGGTGTCCCTGGCGTTCATGCCCATAGTGGGGGTGGGGCAGGGACTGCAGCCCATCTTGGGCTATAACTACGGGGCGGGGAAGCTAGACAGGGCCCTCAGGGCGGTTTACCTCTCCCTCGCTGGGGCCTCCGTCATATCCACCGGTGCGTTCCTGGTCATGCTCCTGTTCCCCGAGGAGATATTCTCCCTCTTCACTTCCGACGTCTCCCTGGTGTCCCTTGGGGCAAGGACCTTGAGGACCATGGGCATGGGATTCGCCCTGGTGGGGCTTCAGGTGGCGGGAACCGGGGTCTTCCAGGCCGTGGGGAAGGGACTCGTGGCCTTCATGCTCTCCCTGTCAAGGCAGGTCTTCCTGTTCATACCCCTCCTTCTGCTCCTGCCCCCGGTTTTGGGGCTTAAGGGGGTGTGGCTTGCCTTTCCGCTGTCGGACCTCATGTCCGCCGCCATAACCGCGGGCATGCTGGTGCCTCATCTCAACGCCATGAGGGACCGTTGA
- a CDS encoding efflux RND transporter periplasmic adaptor subunit, whose amino-acid sequence MMIGKNGRFTIKGGKGIAAAVAVILVAAFLMVRASGRDSAKPKTHTPKGEPTPVVRTVQPKEDVYLDTLEAVSTLEALEDAIISPKVTGRIVRMSAKPGQRVRKGQVLALLDYSSQEAQVNASYSQLKASQSAVLQAKASLDDASRELERYEKLFKEGYATRQELDKRKTALDQARASYRQALANAGASASALSAQRINRQDYIITAPMDGVVLDDYGMAPGTLASPSTPVFRVANLKALKGTVKLPETEIRYLKEGMEARVVSEALGDEKVFKGRLSTIYPYVDTSTRTVKVQVIIQDPKDLRPGMLARVTFIKGSQKGLVIPSDAVRDGTVMVLEKETVKPVKVKLGKDREGLVMVTHGLSLDQRVIAPYPEDLSEGDKAIDQGDKRN is encoded by the coding sequence ATGATGATCGGTAAGAACGGGAGGTTCACGATAAAAGGAGGCAAGGGCATCGCTGCGGCGGTGGCGGTGATCCTGGTGGCTGCGTTCCTCATGGTAAGGGCTTCCGGAAGGGATTCGGCAAAGCCCAAGACCCATACCCCCAAGGGAGAGCCGACACCGGTGGTGAGGACCGTGCAACCCAAGGAGGACGTATACCTGGACACCCTGGAGGCGGTGTCCACCCTAGAGGCTTTAGAGGACGCCATCATATCTCCGAAGGTTACGGGCCGAATAGTCAGGATGTCCGCCAAGCCGGGGCAGAGGGTTCGTAAGGGGCAGGTGCTAGCCCTCTTGGACTACAGCTCCCAGGAGGCCCAGGTGAACGCCTCGTACTCCCAGCTCAAGGCGAGCCAATCGGCGGTGCTCCAGGCAAAGGCCTCCCTGGACGACGCATCCCGAGAGTTGGAGAGGTACGAGAAGCTGTTCAAGGAGGGTTACGCCACGAGACAGGAGCTGGATAAACGCAAGACCGCCTTAGATCAGGCCCGAGCCTCTTACCGGCAGGCGCTGGCCAACGCCGGGGCATCCGCTTCAGCCCTGAGCGCCCAGAGGATAAACCGGCAGGACTACATCATAACCGCCCCCATGGACGGGGTGGTGCTGGACGACTACGGCATGGCCCCCGGCACCCTTGCATCCCCATCTACCCCGGTGTTCCGGGTGGCGAACCTCAAGGCCCTTAAAGGCACCGTTAAGCTCCCCGAGACGGAGATCAGATACCTAAAAGAGGGGATGGAGGCAAGGGTGGTCTCCGAGGCCCTGGGGGACGAAAAGGTCTTCAAGGGAAGGCTCTCCACCATATATCCCTACGTGGACACCTCCACCAGGACCGTTAAGGTCCAGGTGATCATCCAGGACCCGAAGGACCTAAGACCCGGGATGCTGGCCCGGGTGACCTTCATAAAGGGCTCCCAGAAGGGGCTCGTCATCCCCTCCGACGCGGTGAGGGACGGAACGGTGATGGTGCTGGAAAAGGAGACCGTAAAGCCCGTGAAGGTTAAGCTTGGGAAGGACCGGGAAGGGCTGGTGATGGTAACCCACGGGCTCTCCTTGGATCAGCGGGTGATAGCCCCATACCCGGAGGACCTGTCGGAGGGGGACAAGGCCATCGACCAAGGGGATAAAAGAAACTAA
- a CDS encoding TolC family protein, with the protein MGLMGSIEEQTTALKGLRALALSLALSLTLAVQAFGTQAVTLSDAVRSGIKHNQSVLSAEQDLRNAEALLGQARSAAMPSLNVQGSFTRSSEEGAERNDYGDLSLNQTVYAGGAITGALRQAEANLRKARHGLRHSKEKAAREAYEAFLNALLAQENLKTAEENRLYYEKAWETAEKRLQVGLSTRLEASRMKQNLREAQGAVETARGSLRSALITLARVMGVDPKEVTSVSGTLDIPAGWAVQGLEELEAAALKGRSDLAALREDIELQREAVKIAGASMRPSASLSGGYRFYQDKTGSSTKEGEWTATLNLTVPLVDFGRTDAKVLQEQSKLHKLLVSLKDMEDSVREELEKDLIALDTAVRNREIYAENLEIARENLRLAEVGYREGVNTQLDVISARRELNNGELRYKETLKALQGALKDIWFHCGALIERVVPDESFEGSRDGNGSR; encoded by the coding sequence ATGGGGTTAATGGGGTCCATCGAGGAACAAACCACCGCTCTTAAGGGACTGAGGGCCCTTGCGTTGAGTTTAGCCCTGTCCCTCACGCTGGCGGTCCAGGCCTTCGGAACCCAGGCGGTGACGCTGTCCGATGCGGTAAGATCTGGGATAAAGCACAACCAGTCGGTCCTCTCCGCGGAGCAGGACCTAAGGAACGCCGAGGCCCTGCTGGGTCAGGCAAGGAGTGCGGCCATGCCGTCCCTCAACGTCCAGGGATCCTTCACTAGGTCAAGCGAGGAGGGGGCGGAGAGGAACGACTACGGGGACCTGTCCTTGAACCAGACGGTATACGCCGGAGGGGCCATCACCGGGGCGTTAAGGCAGGCGGAGGCGAACCTGAGGAAGGCCAGGCACGGGCTTAGGCATTCCAAGGAGAAGGCCGCCAGGGAGGCCTACGAGGCATTCCTGAACGCCCTGCTGGCCCAGGAGAACCTGAAGACCGCGGAGGAGAACCGGCTTTACTACGAGAAGGCATGGGAGACCGCGGAGAAGCGCCTGCAGGTGGGTTTGAGCACCAGGCTTGAGGCTTCAAGGATGAAGCAGAACCTCCGGGAGGCCCAGGGGGCGGTGGAGACCGCCCGGGGAAGCTTGAGGTCCGCCCTCATAACCCTTGCCAGGGTGATGGGAGTGGACCCCAAGGAGGTCACCTCCGTGTCCGGCACGCTGGATATCCCCGCCGGGTGGGCGGTGCAGGGTCTCGAGGAGCTAGAGGCCGCGGCCTTAAAAGGCAGGAGCGATCTGGCGGCCCTTAGGGAGGACATTGAGCTCCAGAGGGAAGCGGTTAAGATAGCCGGCGCCTCCATGCGTCCCTCCGCCTCCCTGTCCGGGGGATACCGCTTCTACCAGGACAAGACCGGCTCCTCCACCAAGGAAGGGGAATGGACCGCCACGCTGAACCTGACGGTGCCCCTGGTGGACTTCGGCAGGACCGACGCCAAGGTGCTCCAGGAACAATCGAAGCTCCATAAGCTCCTGGTGAGCCTCAAGGACATGGAGGACTCGGTGAGGGAGGAGCTGGAGAAGGACCTGATAGCCCTTGACACCGCGGTCCGCAACCGGGAGATATACGCCGAGAACCTTGAGATAGCCAGGGAGAACCTGAGGCTTGCGGAAGTGGGGTACAGGGAGGGGGTCAACACCCAGCTGGACGTGATATCCGCCCGGAGGGAACTGAACAACGGGGAGCTGAGGTACAAGGAGACCCTAAAGGCCCTGCAGGGGGCGTTGAAGGACATATGGTTCCACTGTGGAGCGCTTATCGAGAGGGTCGTTCCCGATGAGTCCTTCGAAGGGAGCCGGGATGGCAATGGAAGCCGCTGA
- a CDS encoding efflux RND transporter permease subunit has protein sequence MRLWEFSVRRPVTVTMISLGLIIFGLMALSSMGVQLIPDVDFPVVTVSTSMTGASAKVMDNDVADVIEDKLSSISGIENISSSSYQGRSITVVEFELGRDVDKAAADVRDKVNLAMGSLPSEADTPVVQKFSIGDRAIVTMAVTGANPRELSRFADKVVKPRIQALEGVGEVGTPGLRSREIRVWLDPAKLEARNLMVKDVIDAFKAKHVELPAGNIKNSREDLQIRLIGEYSSVEDLASMPIKVSQGAVVRLSDVARVEDGMEEKESAAIYNGKDTVFITVKKQRGANEVAVSRRVKAAMEELQREAPRGVKLILISDSSDYIMRSIKGVFSDVFQAVLLCSLVMFLFLKTLRATGIAVISIPVCLISSFLIMKWLGLSINNLTMMGITLAVGMVVDATTVVLENIHRHIEGGMKVLDASIKGTQEVAFSVIGGATTTVAVFAPIAFMGGIVGRFFYHFGITVVLTITMSLLVSLTLTPLLCSVILKGEPKGGRIASAFNRGFQRMEEAYRRGLFWAVGHRKTVILAAAALFIFGLVIASQIGKGFFPSDDRGSFSMDLTMPEGTSLERTQEVMTRLDSIIRKNPYVKYTYGDVGSGMGGESNKGSISVELVPIKDRPPIEQVMEQVRTSLSSFKEGTLSFSQEGRSGVTMVLVGSTPERLYQIAQEMKEKLEATGKITDFNTDIRLNKPQLEVTVNRTMADQLDLSVKDLAQEIQAYFGGVKAGVFKDEGFRYDIRLMADPSLRRSVEDLERVAVRYNGGTVRIPGLVKVQKVLSPNVINRYSRRTSLEISVNPAPGVSTGEVMTLMEQAFKSSARGSEGVQILPTGRSKTQREDFKRLFVALGIAIALVYVVMAIQFESFLHPFTVMFSLPLLTPGAFGMLALMGNELDMMSFMGIILLVGIVVNNGIILVDFINQEREKGFPKVAAVLTSGPLRLRPILMTALSTLVGSIPTALKLSEGAGFRQSMAVAVVGGRLHVHAPHPVRGARGLPGAGRHEGQAQGPKARPVHESREDESGQPGG, from the coding sequence ATGAGGCTCTGGGAGTTCTCCGTAAGACGTCCTGTGACGGTCACCATGATATCCTTGGGGCTCATAATATTCGGTCTCATGGCATTGTCATCCATGGGGGTGCAGCTGATACCGGACGTGGACTTCCCGGTGGTGACCGTGTCCACCTCCATGACCGGCGCCAGCGCCAAGGTCATGGATAACGACGTGGCGGACGTCATAGAGGACAAGCTGTCCAGCATATCGGGGATAGAGAACATCTCATCCAGCAGCTACCAGGGACGCTCCATAACGGTGGTGGAGTTCGAGCTTGGCAGGGACGTGGACAAGGCGGCGGCGGACGTGAGGGACAAGGTTAACCTGGCCATGGGCTCCCTCCCCAGCGAGGCGGACACCCCGGTGGTGCAGAAGTTCTCCATAGGGGACCGGGCAATAGTCACCATGGCGGTGACGGGGGCCAACCCGAGGGAGCTGTCCCGTTTCGCCGACAAGGTGGTAAAGCCCAGGATCCAGGCCCTAGAGGGCGTGGGCGAGGTGGGAACCCCGGGACTGAGGAGCCGTGAGATCCGGGTTTGGCTGGATCCCGCCAAGCTGGAGGCGAGAAACCTCATGGTGAAGGACGTGATAGACGCCTTCAAGGCCAAACACGTGGAACTGCCGGCGGGGAACATAAAGAACTCCCGGGAGGACCTGCAGATAAGGCTCATAGGGGAGTACTCCTCGGTAGAAGACCTAGCATCCATGCCCATCAAGGTCTCCCAGGGAGCGGTGGTGAGGCTGTCCGACGTGGCCAGGGTGGAGGACGGCATGGAAGAGAAGGAGAGCGCCGCCATATACAACGGCAAGGACACGGTATTCATCACCGTGAAGAAACAGCGGGGAGCCAACGAGGTGGCGGTGAGCCGCAGGGTAAAGGCCGCCATGGAGGAGCTCCAGCGGGAAGCCCCAAGGGGCGTGAAGCTCATCCTCATATCCGACTCCTCGGACTACATAATGAGGTCAATAAAAGGGGTCTTCTCCGACGTCTTCCAGGCGGTGCTGCTCTGTTCCCTGGTGATGTTCCTCTTCCTCAAGACCCTGCGGGCCACCGGGATAGCGGTGATATCCATACCGGTGTGTCTCATAAGCAGTTTTCTCATCATGAAGTGGCTAGGGCTCAGCATAAACAACCTCACCATGATGGGGATAACCCTGGCGGTGGGTATGGTGGTGGACGCCACCACGGTGGTTTTGGAGAACATCCACCGGCACATAGAGGGGGGCATGAAGGTCTTGGATGCCTCCATAAAGGGGACCCAGGAGGTGGCGTTCTCGGTCATCGGAGGAGCCACCACCACCGTGGCGGTCTTCGCCCCCATAGCCTTCATGGGTGGGATAGTGGGGCGGTTCTTCTATCACTTCGGGATAACCGTGGTGCTCACCATAACCATGTCGCTTTTGGTGTCCCTCACGTTAACCCCCCTGCTGTGCTCCGTCATCCTCAAGGGTGAGCCCAAGGGGGGAAGGATTGCCTCGGCGTTCAATCGGGGCTTCCAGCGAATGGAGGAGGCTTACCGGCGGGGGCTCTTCTGGGCGGTGGGGCACCGGAAGACCGTGATCCTGGCGGCGGCGGCCCTCTTCATCTTCGGGTTGGTGATCGCATCCCAGATAGGCAAGGGTTTCTTCCCCTCCGACGACCGGGGGTCCTTCAGCATGGACCTGACCATGCCGGAGGGGACCTCCCTGGAGAGGACCCAGGAGGTGATGACCCGTCTGGACTCCATAATAAGGAAGAACCCCTACGTGAAGTACACCTATGGCGACGTGGGTTCCGGCATGGGGGGTGAATCAAACAAGGGCAGCATATCGGTGGAGCTGGTTCCCATAAAGGACAGGCCCCCCATAGAGCAGGTTATGGAGCAGGTTAGGACCTCCCTGTCCTCATTCAAGGAGGGGACGCTGTCGTTCTCCCAGGAGGGCAGGAGCGGGGTCACCATGGTCCTTGTGGGCTCAACACCCGAAAGGCTGTATCAGATAGCCCAGGAGATGAAGGAAAAGCTGGAGGCCACCGGCAAGATCACGGACTTCAACACCGACATAAGGCTGAACAAACCCCAGCTGGAGGTTACGGTCAACCGCACCATGGCGGATCAGCTGGACTTGAGCGTGAAGGACCTGGCCCAGGAGATCCAGGCCTACTTCGGCGGGGTGAAGGCCGGGGTATTCAAGGACGAGGGCTTCCGGTACGACATAAGGCTAATGGCGGACCCGTCCCTTAGACGGTCCGTTGAGGACCTCGAGAGGGTGGCGGTGCGCTACAACGGCGGGACCGTCCGGATACCGGGGCTCGTGAAGGTCCAGAAGGTGCTTTCCCCGAACGTCATAAACCGCTACTCCCGCAGGACCTCTCTGGAGATAAGCGTGAACCCCGCACCAGGGGTCTCCACCGGAGAGGTGATGACCCTCATGGAGCAGGCTTTCAAGAGCTCCGCCAGGGGCTCCGAGGGGGTTCAGATACTGCCCACCGGGCGCTCCAAGACCCAGCGGGAGGACTTCAAAAGGCTCTTCGTGGCCCTTGGCATAGCCATAGCCCTGGTCTACGTGGTGATGGCGATACAGTTTGAGTCGTTCCTGCACCCCTTCACGGTCATGTTCTCCCTGCCGCTCCTCACTCCCGGGGCCTTCGGGATGCTGGCGCTGATGGGCAACGAGCTGGACATGATGAGCTTCATGGGGATAATCCTCCTGGTGGGCATCGTGGTTAACAACGGGATAATCCTGGTGGACTTCATAAACCAGGAGAGGGAGAAGGGGTTCCCCAAGGTGGCGGCGGTGCTGACCTCCGGGCCGCTGAGGCTGAGGCCGATCCTCATGACCGCCCTCAGCACCCTTGTGGGGTCCATACCCACCGCGCTCAAGCTATCGGAGGGGGCGGGGTTCAGGCAGTCCATGGCGGTGGCGGTGGTTGGGGGGCGTCTTCACGTCCACGCTCCTCACCCTGTTCGTGGTGCCCGTGGTCTACCTGGTGCTGGACGACATGAAGGACAAGCTCAGGGTCCTAAGGCGCGCCCTGTCCATGAGAGCCGGGAGGACGAATCAGGCCAACCCGGGGGTTAA